One Prevotella melaninogenica DNA window includes the following coding sequences:
- a CDS encoding KilA-N domain-containing protein, which translates to MTKKGEIFVKDVAIKTMTKDGIDYICITDIARQKNAAEPKDVVKNWMRQKNTLEYLGLWEKLNNPNFKGVEFDPLLAEAGSNSFTMSPTRWVELTAAIGVFTKNGAGGGTFAQRDIAFKFANWVSVEFELYLVMEFQRLKAKEQELIGWTAKRELSKINYRIHTDAIKSHLIPEKVTPTQANIIYAEEADVLNVAMFGMTARQWRESNPDLKGNIRDYASVNELICLSNMENINAVLINDDIPQGERLVRLNQIAIHQMQILERNSNRNLLR; encoded by the coding sequence ATGACAAAGAAGGGAGAAATCTTCGTTAAAGATGTAGCAATTAAGACTATGACAAAAGATGGTATTGATTACATCTGTATAACAGACATTGCTCGACAGAAGAATGCTGCTGAGCCTAAAGACGTTGTTAAGAATTGGATGCGCCAAAAGAATACGCTGGAGTATTTGGGTTTATGGGAGAAACTAAACAATCCTAACTTCAAAGGGGTCGAATTCGACCCCCTTTTGGCAGAAGCAGGTAGTAACTCTTTTACTATGAGCCCAACCAGATGGGTGGAGTTGACTGCAGCAATAGGTGTCTTCACTAAGAATGGAGCTGGTGGTGGTACTTTTGCTCAGCGTGATATAGCTTTCAAGTTTGCCAATTGGGTTTCTGTTGAGTTTGAACTTTATCTTGTCATGGAGTTCCAACGTCTGAAAGCTAAAGAACAAGAGTTGATAGGATGGACTGCAAAAAGAGAATTATCTAAGATAAACTATCGCATACATACGGATGCTATAAAGAGTCATCTCATCCCAGAGAAAGTTACCCCTACGCAGGCAAACATCATTTATGCAGAGGAGGCAGACGTGCTGAATGTTGCCATGTTTGGAATGACTGCCAGACAATGGCGAGAGTCTAATCCAGATTTGAAAGGTAATATTCGTGACTATGCTTCTGTAAATGAATTGATTTGTTTGTCGAACATGGAGAATATCAATGCAGTACTTATCAATGACGATATACCTCAAGGGGAAAGACTTGTCAGACTTAATCAGATAGCTATTCATCAAATGCAAATCCTTGAGAGGAATAGTAATAGAAATCTTTTACGGTGA
- the ettA gene encoding energy-dependent translational throttle protein EttA: MATVDDKKIIFSMVGVSKIIPQNQKQILKNIYLSFFYGAKIGIIGLNGAGKSTLMKIIAGLVEPTEGEVVWSPGYSVGYLPQDPPLDEAKTVKENVMEGVQHIYDALKEYDDINVKFGLEEYYSDADKMDKLMQRQAELQDIIDATDAWNIDSRLERAMDALRCPKGDLPVTNLSGGERRRVALCRLLLQKPDVLLLDEPTNHLDAESIDWLEQHLQQYEGTVIAVTHDRYFLDDVSEWILELDRGEGIPWKGNYSSWLDQKTKRMEQEEKSASKRRKTLERELEWVRMAPKARQAKGKARLNSYEQMLNEEQKQREEKLEIFIPNGPRLGNKVIEAQHVKKAFGEKVLFNDLNFMLPPNGIVGVIGPNGAGKTTLFRLIMGLEQADGGTFEVGETVKLAYVDQQHKDIDPNKTVYDVVSQGNETIRMGGRDINSRAYLSRFNFSGTDQSKLCSVLSGGERNRLQLAMALKQEGNVLLLDEPTNDIDVNTLRALEEGLEAFAGCAVVISHDRWVLDRICTHILAFEGNGEVVYFEGGFSDYEINKARRLGNEEIKKGRYRKLMEE; this comes from the coding sequence ATGGCAACAGTAGACGACAAGAAGATTATCTTCTCAATGGTGGGTGTATCGAAGATTATCCCACAGAACCAGAAACAGATTCTGAAGAACATTTACCTCTCGTTCTTCTATGGTGCAAAGATAGGTATTATTGGTCTGAACGGCGCAGGTAAGTCTACGCTGATGAAGATTATCGCTGGTCTTGTGGAACCAACAGAGGGCGAAGTGGTATGGAGTCCGGGCTATTCAGTGGGTTATCTGCCACAGGATCCACCACTCGATGAGGCGAAGACCGTGAAGGAGAATGTTATGGAGGGTGTGCAACATATCTATGATGCACTGAAGGAATACGACGATATCAACGTAAAGTTCGGCTTGGAGGAGTATTACTCTGATGCTGACAAGATGGACAAACTGATGCAGCGTCAAGCAGAGTTGCAGGATATTATTGATGCAACAGATGCTTGGAACATTGATTCACGCTTGGAGCGTGCGATGGATGCGTTGCGTTGTCCAAAGGGTGATTTGCCTGTGACCAACCTCTCTGGAGGTGAGCGTCGTCGTGTTGCACTCTGCCGTCTGCTCCTTCAGAAGCCAGACGTGTTGTTGCTCGATGAGCCTACCAACCACCTTGATGCTGAGAGTATCGACTGGTTGGAGCAGCATTTGCAGCAGTATGAGGGTACTGTTATCGCTGTTACCCACGACCGTTACTTCTTGGACGATGTGAGTGAGTGGATTCTTGAGCTCGACCGTGGTGAGGGTATTCCATGGAAGGGCAACTACTCTTCATGGCTCGATCAGAAGACAAAGCGCATGGAGCAGGAAGAGAAGTCGGCTTCTAAGCGTCGCAAGACCTTGGAGCGTGAGTTGGAGTGGGTGCGCATGGCACCAAAGGCTCGTCAGGCAAAGGGTAAGGCGCGTCTGAATTCTTACGAGCAGATGCTCAACGAGGAGCAGAAACAGCGTGAGGAGAAGCTCGAAATCTTTATTCCTAACGGTCCACGCTTGGGTAATAAGGTTATCGAAGCACAGCACGTAAAGAAGGCTTTCGGTGAGAAGGTACTCTTCAACGACCTCAACTTCATGTTGCCTCCTAACGGCATCGTAGGTGTTATCGGTCCTAACGGTGCGGGTAAGACTACGCTCTTCCGCCTTATCATGGGCTTGGAGCAGGCTGATGGCGGTACGTTCGAGGTAGGTGAGACCGTTAAACTTGCTTATGTTGACCAGCAGCACAAGGATATCGACCCTAACAAGACGGTATATGACGTAGTTTCACAAGGCAACGAGACGATTCGTATGGGTGGACGTGACATCAATTCACGTGCTTATCTCTCACGTTTCAACTTCTCAGGAACCGACCAGAGCAAGCTTTGTTCAGTACTCTCAGGTGGTGAGCGCAACCGTCTTCAGTTGGCTATGGCATTGAAGCAGGAAGGTAATGTCCTTCTTCTCGATGAGCCTACCAACGATATCGACGTGAACACACTCCGTGCATTGGAGGAAGGTCTTGAGGCATTTGCCGGTTGTGCTGTTGTCATCAGCCACGACCGTTGGGTCCTCGACCGCATCTGTACCCACATCCTTGCCTTTGAGGGTAATGGTGAAGTTGTCTACTTCGAAGGTGGCTTCTCTGATTACGAAATCAATAAGGCACGCCGACTCGGCAATGAGGAGATTAAGAAGGGTAGGTATAGAAAGTTGATGGAGGAGTAA
- a CDS encoding WG repeat-containing protein — MKRLQLIVPMLACCLALPCLSFTDVKDSYLVLQVDTTQKYEQYSYVNEKGETVVPYNRYLQCYTDTIRTIGFVWKSNVGCIAINNKGEELFRVYAVDNGNDYPVDGLFRILDESGQKMGVANMEGKVIVNPKYDAIFPYHDGLAAVAVGSKTVRPADDPEHEYTVGGKWGFIDKQGNEVIPLEYDSIANYRRFVNGKALVLKHGKWMKLSIRQKKR; from the coding sequence ATGAAGAGATTACAGCTTATCGTTCCAATGTTGGCTTGTTGCTTGGCACTGCCCTGTTTGTCATTTACAGATGTGAAGGACTCATATTTGGTTTTACAGGTTGATACGACACAGAAGTACGAACAATATTCTTATGTTAATGAGAAAGGAGAGACAGTTGTGCCATATAACCGCTATTTGCAGTGTTATACAGACACAATCCGTACTATTGGCTTTGTGTGGAAGTCGAATGTGGGTTGTATTGCTATCAATAATAAAGGTGAGGAGCTGTTTAGGGTCTACGCTGTGGATAATGGCAATGACTATCCCGTTGATGGACTCTTTAGAATCTTGGATGAGAGCGGACAGAAGATGGGCGTCGCGAATATGGAAGGCAAGGTTATTGTCAATCCGAAGTATGATGCTATCTTTCCATATCATGACGGTTTGGCAGCTGTGGCAGTAGGGAGTAAGACGGTGCGACCAGCCGATGATCCAGAACATGAATATACTGTAGGAGGCAAGTGGGGATTCATCGATAAGCAAGGCAACGAGGTTATTCCTTTGGAGTATGATAGTATCGCTAACTATCGCCGCTTTGTGAATGGTAAAGCCCTTGTCTTGAAGCATGGTAAGTGGATGAAACTCTCTATTCGTCAGAAGAAGAGATAG
- a CDS encoding BACON domain-containing protein produces the protein MKLKINFLFILSVLFVGTLGLASCATDYDTDFTGKELEVPHSSQRMIAFNKEGGEQQIAVETNVALDEWKAESNADWLTVTKNADGKGVTVKAPAYDGFKAREAKVTISHGERASYEIKVSQMGFESVLRIPEQNPFFNREGTFYSLLESKVTSIDVPVETNLNLDHIIVPDTVSFVRLDASKTVKENGIVKLHFDMDPNTTSEKRYCTVRLKSSDNWDASIEYVIEQAAKGYKVRPIYPVETKQASVEMIDLGRTYRVPFQRTAVDGNYEVIIPDNAKDWLSTTKKFIAGSEVVFTTTLNTTDSPRSCDVVCKPSNGSAQPFTIHVTQQAFQDIVPTGVSELNVTPGKGQFNVSWKAPDEVNYEKVIVRAKSNMPGVPESVKEVAATETSCVLNDVFNFAGNYTITVTTQGLRGKNTDAPATATAQANEWSESVEIPLTAAMVSSNSMQPGHEIGSAVDGNKTTYFQTKSNGSTSDPRPHIDITLNEGINGTFYLAFDENKVTSNDRNPKKANIYASSDVITATTRPLTQTNFRSANAVSEPLSYTKTNGVTVTHIRFEPTQRKNGTNINNGGGSSYWYLAELHLYVYHDEAWKREQLGL, from the coding sequence ATGAAACTGAAGATTAATTTCCTATTCATATTGTCAGTGCTGTTTGTGGGAACATTAGGTCTCGCATCATGTGCAACTGACTATGACACAGATTTTACTGGTAAGGAACTTGAGGTTCCTCATTCTTCTCAGCGAATGATTGCATTCAATAAGGAGGGTGGCGAGCAGCAGATTGCTGTCGAGACGAATGTTGCGCTCGATGAGTGGAAGGCTGAGAGCAATGCTGATTGGCTTACTGTTACCAAGAATGCCGATGGTAAGGGTGTGACGGTTAAGGCACCAGCTTACGATGGTTTCAAGGCTCGTGAGGCTAAGGTTACTATCTCTCATGGCGAGCGTGCGTCTTATGAAATTAAGGTGTCACAGATGGGCTTTGAGAGTGTACTCCGTATTCCTGAGCAGAATCCATTCTTCAATCGTGAGGGTACTTTCTATTCTCTCCTCGAGAGTAAGGTGACAAGTATCGACGTTCCTGTTGAAACCAACCTCAATCTCGACCATATAATTGTTCCTGATACAGTGTCTTTCGTTCGTTTGGATGCAAGCAAGACAGTGAAAGAGAATGGTATTGTTAAGCTCCATTTCGATATGGATCCAAACACAACTTCAGAGAAACGCTATTGTACAGTACGTCTGAAGAGTTCTGATAACTGGGATGCTTCTATTGAGTATGTTATTGAGCAGGCTGCAAAGGGTTATAAGGTTCGTCCTATCTATCCAGTAGAGACTAAGCAGGCTTCTGTTGAGATGATAGACCTCGGCCGTACTTATCGTGTGCCATTCCAGCGTACAGCTGTTGATGGTAACTATGAAGTTATTATTCCAGACAATGCTAAAGATTGGTTGTCAACTACTAAGAAGTTTATTGCAGGCTCTGAAGTTGTCTTTACAACAACGCTTAATACAACAGACAGTCCTCGTTCATGTGATGTGGTTTGCAAGCCTTCTAACGGAAGCGCACAGCCATTCACTATCCACGTGACACAGCAGGCTTTCCAGGATATTGTTCCTACTGGTGTGAGCGAACTGAACGTAACACCTGGTAAGGGTCAGTTCAATGTATCTTGGAAGGCCCCAGATGAGGTGAACTATGAGAAGGTTATTGTTAGAGCGAAGAGCAATATGCCTGGTGTTCCTGAGTCAGTGAAGGAGGTTGCTGCAACTGAGACATCTTGTGTTCTCAATGATGTATTCAACTTTGCAGGCAACTATACTATCACCGTAACAACTCAGGGTCTCAGAGGTAAGAACACAGATGCTCCAGCAACAGCTACTGCTCAGGCTAATGAGTGGTCAGAGTCTGTTGAGATTCCTCTTACTGCAGCTATGGTTTCTTCTAACTCAATGCAGCCTGGTCATGAGATTGGCTCTGCGGTTGATGGTAACAAGACAACTTACTTCCAGACAAAGAGTAACGGTAGTACAAGCGATCCACGTCCACACATTGACATTACACTGAATGAGGGTATCAATGGTACGTTCTACCTTGCATTCGATGAGAATAAGGTGACAAGCAATGACCGTAACCCTAAGAAGGCAAATATCTATGCTTCTTCTGACGTCATCACTGCTACTACAAGACCATTGACACAGACGAACTTCCGTTCTGCAAATGCAGTGAGCGAGCCGCTCTCATATACTAAGACAAATGGCGTAACTGTCACACATATCCGCTTCGAGCCTACACAGCGCAAGAACGGTACGAACATCAACAATGGTGGCGGTTCTTCATACTGGTATCTCGCTGAACTCCACCTCTACGTTTACCACGATGAGGCTTGGAAGAGAGAGCAGTTAGGTCTTTAA
- a CDS encoding M6 family metalloprotease domain-containing protein: MKKIITLLVSVLLATSSFAIPAMRMWRSFKQADGTILKVMTVGDEHFNYALTEDNIPVLPHNGSYYYARIEDNQLVPSSVLAHDKALRKGKEELVAAAIQQVRQLQKQHEMHVNSKPFGEGLGMTWEGKKKGLVILVEFEDVAFRIPNDVKTLRPREKDVKTLYENMLNKVGYTNDNGAIGSVHDYFLDQSNGKFDLTFDVVGPVKLKHPHQFYGERTANMNDANAPQMIIDACNAIQGQVDFSKYDWDDDGEVEQVYVIYAGEGEATGGESSTIWPHKYSLTDAGLDALIFNGQTINTYACSNEIIRAKVNEKSRIYYSGIGTICHEFSHCLGLPDFYDTRGGSNIGSGRYDLMCGGSYNGGPESLINVYGGTGIGTVPAGYDAYEKAYMGWLKPITLGDEAVEVKNMKGLAEGGDAYFLYNPDTKNEYYIFENRTPHRWDAELPGHGLMVFHVDFDAYSWRMNNLNAASAQRHPRFTIVSADGRLDHDTQNSDPFPTDLNNSLTNSTDPRLSFYTNYNVSSQAGVKQIVRNNDNTISFHFTPLKAATGINNLSADHEQPAETYTISGVKVADNQNLHNQIVIVKGKKVRK, encoded by the coding sequence ATGAAGAAAATTATAACTCTCTTAGTCAGCGTATTGTTGGCAACATCATCATTTGCTATTCCTGCCATGAGGATGTGGCGAAGCTTTAAGCAGGCTGACGGAACAATCCTAAAGGTGATGACCGTAGGCGATGAGCATTTCAATTATGCGCTGACAGAGGACAACATCCCTGTGTTGCCCCATAATGGCAGCTATTATTACGCGCGTATCGAGGATAATCAGTTGGTGCCTTCATCGGTGTTAGCCCATGACAAGGCATTGCGAAAGGGAAAGGAAGAACTCGTTGCGGCAGCCATTCAGCAAGTAAGACAACTGCAAAAACAACATGAGATGCATGTCAATTCTAAGCCTTTCGGAGAAGGATTGGGAATGACATGGGAGGGTAAAAAGAAAGGACTCGTCATCTTGGTTGAGTTCGAAGATGTGGCTTTCAGAATTCCAAATGATGTGAAGACGCTCAGACCACGTGAGAAAGATGTCAAGACACTCTATGAGAACATGCTCAATAAGGTGGGATATACCAATGATAACGGTGCTATCGGTAGTGTTCACGACTATTTCCTCGACCAAAGTAATGGTAAGTTCGACCTCACTTTTGATGTCGTAGGACCCGTAAAGCTCAAGCATCCTCATCAGTTTTATGGTGAGCGAACAGCTAATATGAATGATGCGAATGCACCACAGATGATTATTGATGCCTGCAATGCTATTCAAGGGCAGGTAGACTTCAGTAAGTACGACTGGGATGATGATGGCGAAGTAGAGCAAGTTTATGTCATCTATGCCGGTGAGGGTGAGGCTACTGGTGGTGAGTCAAGTACCATCTGGCCACACAAGTATTCCCTTACCGATGCAGGACTTGACGCACTGATCTTCAATGGACAAACGATAAATACCTATGCTTGTAGCAATGAAATCATTCGTGCGAAGGTGAATGAGAAGTCGCGTATCTACTATTCTGGTATCGGTACTATCTGTCATGAGTTCTCGCATTGTCTCGGATTGCCCGACTTTTATGATACACGTGGCGGCAGTAACATTGGTTCTGGACGATACGATTTGATGTGTGGTGGTAGTTATAACGGTGGACCAGAGAGTCTGATTAACGTCTATGGTGGTACTGGAATCGGTACTGTGCCTGCTGGTTACGATGCTTATGAGAAGGCATATATGGGTTGGCTAAAGCCTATCACACTTGGCGATGAGGCTGTTGAGGTGAAGAATATGAAGGGACTTGCTGAGGGTGGCGATGCCTATTTCCTCTATAATCCAGACACGAAAAATGAATATTATATCTTTGAAAATCGTACGCCTCACCGCTGGGATGCTGAATTGCCGGGGCACGGACTGATGGTCTTCCACGTTGATTTCGATGCTTATTCATGGCGAATGAACAACCTCAATGCTGCTTCTGCACAGCGTCATCCACGCTTCACGATAGTGTCTGCCGATGGTCGACTCGATCATGACACGCAGAATAGCGACCCATTCCCAACGGATTTGAACAATAGCTTAACGAACTCTACCGACCCTCGTCTAAGTTTTTATACGAACTATAACGTCAGCAGTCAGGCTGGAGTCAAGCAGATAGTTCGCAACAATGACAACACAATCTCTTTCCACTTTACTCCGCTAAAGGCTGCAACAGGCATCAACAACCTCTCTGCCGACCACGAACAGCCAGCCGAGACCTATACAATCTCTGGTGTAAAGGTTGCGGACAATCAGAATCTCCACAATCAGATTGTGATTGTTAAGGGCAAGAAGGTGAGGAAGTAG
- a CDS encoding M60 family metallopeptidase, whose protein sequence is MLFERFLRKKTLMAALALTAAVPSVAKASMLSAAPTADGENQKLKPGVYYIVNDKRQKGTDLHVFVNDEGTLHGQHYGSPSTDFSDLFLLRAKDGRYTIQSLKNAKYVQSVGQNNEVYKTANDAYKFRIIYQTESSGTGKSYFNIYNSNAEDWCWHIDAQKHIVRWKPLMDNGIRAVGPSEFRFDPVTTLTNEQVLARLAQLTKVVDPTKDLTKYYQIVSDTYGRSMREDFIVGELSTSGFNSSDYSYYWKLERLANGRYVFQNAVTGKYIVPQNGQTSRSYTTAEGKGTGFDLQRNTDDPYGLAFEMVDANNVGIHCAESQGYHPVGWYTHNEANKWVFKEATLNPAKLKEQQEAYKARVDLTKNVDVYAEKVAKYFTNSAATEVTAATKAMTDEALKGQMTTEGVPQGLQEVVLKIKNQSWTVYPSGRNWEKLFRIADYKVYSENNYGAWARSMGIGYDYGSMTNPTGITAQDGEDLFIFLGDDIPQNATVQIELVPLGTRSAGKYYNLKKGLNIILNQGENNVFVNYIGRTFNNGKYLRDYKPMNIHIEGGKVNGYFDLTKGNTNEDWQKMQSDGLVWAKAFNMKGELVVMNMPGADCKRYTPVHMKELVEIWNSIVQREDDLMGFRASKKDKCNNVLNATAVDHGYMYATTGGTYYNYNTLGDVLNYDKMKWGNGTLWGPAHEFGHNHQQLFNTAGMTEISVNMYSNMVMFTSGRVTSRSENCSYTDVDGKKYDGVCESAVSTYADRFANKKKWFEYGTWGTTQMYYKLYMMFHSTGLDNQFWNKCLDYLRTHRLEGQGTANCQGQNDYLLFAKACSYAAQQDLSSFFEAWGHFYDVNGSVIGDYSNTTMYTTRAQWMEAKKFMQKYPKGPANNMIFIDDHIRRTPATYPGHAAGEMREDFNGAVRVGRMGDFGSWDQFCPDSLGQGYAIIKTQSDANGKRTYTMEAKNSHVVGFKIYNSKGQLIYFANTKTFTIPKKVMEDANNDIKVKVCGSDGSEVDPGTVPTGIKTFSAQANGGKVDVYSIYGVLVRSKVNAETALEGLPNGVYVVGGKKVVVGK, encoded by the coding sequence ATGTTATTCGAAAGATTTTTACGCAAGAAGACACTCATGGCAGCACTGGCTTTGACCGCTGCTGTGCCAAGTGTTGCGAAAGCTTCGATGCTCTCTGCGGCGCCAACTGCTGATGGAGAGAATCAGAAACTCAAACCGGGAGTTTATTACATTGTTAATGACAAGCGTCAAAAAGGTACTGATCTTCATGTCTTTGTCAATGATGAAGGCACCTTACATGGGCAGCATTATGGCAGTCCATCTACCGACTTCTCTGATCTCTTCTTACTACGTGCTAAGGACGGCAGGTACACCATTCAGAGTCTGAAGAATGCTAAGTACGTTCAGAGTGTGGGTCAAAATAATGAGGTCTATAAGACGGCTAATGATGCTTACAAGTTCAGGATTATTTATCAGACTGAGTCAAGTGGGACAGGTAAGTCTTACTTCAATATCTATAATAGTAATGCTGAAGATTGGTGCTGGCACATCGATGCTCAGAAGCATATCGTTCGTTGGAAACCATTGATGGATAATGGTATTAGAGCAGTTGGCCCAAGTGAGTTCCGCTTCGACCCTGTGACGACGCTTACAAACGAGCAGGTGCTTGCCAGACTGGCTCAGCTGACCAAGGTGGTAGACCCAACAAAGGATCTCACAAAGTACTATCAGATTGTTTCTGACACCTATGGCAGGTCGATGCGTGAGGACTTTATAGTTGGCGAATTGTCTACCTCGGGTTTTAACAGCAGTGATTACTCTTATTATTGGAAGTTAGAAAGGTTGGCTAACGGCCGCTACGTGTTCCAGAATGCTGTGACAGGAAAGTATATCGTCCCTCAGAATGGGCAGACAAGTCGCTCTTATACGACAGCTGAGGGGAAGGGCACAGGCTTTGACCTCCAACGTAACACGGACGATCCATACGGGTTGGCTTTCGAGATGGTCGATGCCAATAATGTTGGTATCCATTGTGCTGAGAGTCAGGGATACCATCCTGTAGGCTGGTACACGCACAACGAGGCAAATAAGTGGGTCTTCAAGGAGGCTACACTCAACCCTGCTAAACTCAAGGAGCAGCAGGAGGCTTACAAGGCACGTGTCGACTTGACCAAGAATGTGGATGTCTATGCTGAGAAGGTGGCTAAGTATTTCACTAACAGTGCCGCTACGGAGGTTACTGCTGCTACTAAGGCGATGACCGATGAGGCTTTGAAGGGGCAGATGACTACCGAGGGTGTGCCACAGGGTTTGCAGGAGGTTGTGTTGAAGATTAAGAACCAGAGCTGGACCGTTTATCCAAGTGGTCGCAACTGGGAGAAGCTCTTCCGTATCGCTGATTATAAGGTTTACAGCGAGAATAACTATGGTGCTTGGGCACGTTCAATGGGTATCGGCTACGATTATGGTAGCATGACGAACCCAACAGGTATCACGGCTCAAGACGGCGAGGACCTTTTCATCTTCCTTGGCGATGATATTCCACAGAATGCAACCGTGCAGATTGAACTCGTACCATTGGGTACACGCAGTGCTGGTAAGTACTATAACTTGAAGAAGGGATTGAATATCATCCTCAATCAGGGCGAGAACAACGTGTTTGTTAACTATATCGGTCGTACCTTCAACAACGGTAAGTACCTCAGAGACTATAAGCCTATGAACATCCACATTGAGGGTGGTAAGGTGAATGGTTACTTCGATCTTACTAAGGGTAATACCAATGAGGACTGGCAGAAGATGCAGTCAGACGGTCTTGTTTGGGCTAAGGCGTTCAATATGAAGGGCGAATTGGTTGTTATGAACATGCCTGGTGCTGATTGCAAGCGCTATACTCCTGTTCACATGAAGGAGTTGGTTGAAATCTGGAACAGCATCGTACAGCGTGAGGACGACCTCATGGGATTCCGTGCTTCTAAGAAGGATAAGTGCAACAACGTCCTCAATGCGACTGCCGTTGACCATGGTTATATGTATGCTACGACCGGTGGTACCTACTATAACTACAACACTTTGGGCGATGTGCTCAACTACGACAAGATGAAGTGGGGTAATGGTACACTCTGGGGTCCTGCTCACGAGTTCGGTCATAACCATCAGCAGCTGTTCAATACGGCAGGTATGACGGAGATTTCTGTCAATATGTATTCTAACATGGTGATGTTTACTTCTGGTCGCGTAACCAGCCGTTCAGAAAACTGTTCTTATACAGATGTTGACGGTAAGAAGTATGATGGTGTTTGCGAGAGTGCTGTCTCAACCTATGCTGATCGCTTTGCTAACAAGAAGAAGTGGTTTGAATATGGCACATGGGGCACAACGCAAATGTACTATAAGCTCTATATGATGTTCCATTCAACAGGTCTTGATAATCAGTTCTGGAACAAGTGTCTTGATTATCTCCGCACACACCGTCTTGAAGGTCAGGGAACAGCCAACTGTCAGGGTCAGAACGACTACTTGCTCTTTGCTAAGGCATGTTCTTATGCAGCTCAGCAAGACCTCTCAAGCTTCTTCGAGGCATGGGGACATTTCTATGATGTGAACGGATCTGTCATTGGTGACTACAGTAACACAACCATGTATACCACAAGAGCACAGTGGATGGAGGCAAAGAAGTTCATGCAGAAATATCCTAAGGGCCCTGCTAACAACATGATTTTCATTGACGATCATATCCGTCGTACTCCTGCTACATATCCTGGTCATGCTGCTGGTGAGATGCGTGAAGACTTTAATGGTGCCGTACGCGTAGGCAGAATGGGTGATTTCGGTTCATGGGATCAGTTCTGTCCAGACAGCCTCGGTCAGGGTTATGCTATTATCAAGACGCAGAGCGATGCTAATGGTAAGCGCACCTATACTATGGAGGCTAAGAACAGCCACGTGGTAGGTTTCAAGATTTACAACAGCAAGGGTCAGCTTATCTACTTTGCTAACACCAAGACCTTCACTATTCCTAAGAAGGTGATGGAGGATGCTAACAACGATATCAAGGTTAAGGTTTGCGGTTCAGACGGTTCTGAGGTTGACCCAGGTACTGTTCCAACAGGTATCAAGACCTTCTCGGCTCAGGCTAACGGTGGTAAGGTAGATGTTTATAGCATCTATGGTGTCCTCGTTCGCAGTAAGGTGAATGCAGAGACAGCCCTCGAAGGCTTACCTAACGGCGTTTACGTTGTTGGTGGTAAGAAGGTGGTAGTGGGTAAGTAA
- a CDS encoding IS982 family transposase, which yields MITKDKITEIFCIADDFCKEFELETDKIGLSEKNKGCHRHRRWRMSKSEIITILICFHFNSYRNFRHYYTFFVKEHLADLFPNQLSYNRFLELEARVSVEMMMFLQICCFGRCTGISFIDSTCIPVCHNKRICRNKVFRNYATRGKSTMGWYFGFKLHLICNERGEILNFMLTKANVDDRDENVFNRLTDNVFGKLFADKGYISQGLFERLFNDGINLVTGIRSNMKDKLMPLYDRLLLRKRSVIETINDELKNVAQLVHSRHRSIFNFAMNVLSAIAAYCFFEKKPAVNIDFAIEQHSGQLTLF from the coding sequence ATGATTACCAAGGACAAAATTACTGAAATTTTCTGTATTGCAGATGACTTTTGCAAAGAATTTGAGTTAGAAACTGATAAAATAGGTCTCTCAGAAAAGAATAAAGGATGTCATCGCCATCGCAGGTGGCGTATGAGTAAGTCTGAAATCATAACGATTTTAATTTGCTTTCACTTTAATTCCTATCGTAATTTTCGTCACTATTATACCTTTTTCGTAAAAGAGCATTTAGCAGATTTATTTCCAAATCAATTGTCTTATAATCGTTTTCTTGAATTAGAGGCAAGAGTCTCTGTAGAGATGATGATGTTCCTGCAGATATGTTGTTTTGGGAGGTGTACTGGTATTAGTTTTATTGACTCAACTTGTATTCCAGTTTGCCATAATAAACGTATTTGTCGCAATAAGGTTTTTAGAAATTATGCAACAAGGGGTAAGAGTACAATGGGATGGTATTTTGGATTCAAACTACATCTTATCTGTAATGAAAGAGGTGAGATTCTAAACTTTATGCTCACTAAAGCAAATGTTGATGACCGAGACGAAAATGTATTTAACAGGTTGACAGACAATGTGTTTGGTAAATTGTTTGCAGACAAAGGGTACATTTCTCAAGGATTATTTGAGCGATTGTTCAATGATGGAATAAATTTAGTTACTGGCATTAGGAGTAACATGAAAGATAAACTGATGCCACTTTATGATAGACTTCTTTTAAGGAAAAGATCTGTAATAGAGACTATCAATGATGAGCTAAAGAATGTAGCTCAATTAGTGCATTCAAGGCATAGAAGCATATTTAATTTCGCAATGAATGTTCTCTCTGCTATTGCAGCCTACTGCTTCTTTGAGAAAAAGCCAGCAGTGAACATAGACTTTGCTATAGAGCAACATTCGGGACAGCTTACATTATTCTAA